One Gloeobacter morelensis MG652769 DNA window includes the following coding sequences:
- a CDS encoding ABC transporter ATP-binding protein gives MEISSIRFGVSMFIRLRRVLELVWQSGPLACVGLLILTLVGGVLPAVQLYVGKLIIDTVVAASTRPDGEIFTSRALGLVGLELGLLVLSAAVQTAGSILQEVFGEKLTFQINERILRKADALELAYFEDSKFYDALQRAQREAGYRPLGLLIQSLSITQSVVSMGALVVLLARLGAFVLPVLVLASVPLLVTTVRFVRTGYLLVQARTPEARKMSYIKTLMGTDQAAKEIKLFNLGPYFIESFRNLFTKVHRETVDLALRKGAARVGSSAFNALCYAGLYGYLIWMALRRLLTIGDLTLYAGAVLQLNNQLQSLSESGARVYQNALFIDDLFRFLDLKPRRAVAAAPRPLPERIEQGIRFEAVTFRYPGCEREVLSGVSFEIRPGETVALVGENGSGKTTLVKLLTRLYEPTGGRILLEGRDLAEYEPEQLRELVGVVFQDFVRFHATARDNIAYGRVDALTDFERIEAAAARGGADALITSLARGYDTMLGKWFREGQELSGGQWQKIALARAYMRAAPVLVLDEPTAALDARAEHEVFSKFRELRQGKMALLISHRFSTVLTADRIVVLEGGRVGEQGTHRELAAQNGRYAELFTLQAEGYRE, from the coding sequence ATGGAGATCTCATCCATCCGGTTCGGTGTATCGATGTTCATCCGCCTGCGCCGCGTTCTAGAACTGGTCTGGCAGAGCGGCCCGCTCGCCTGCGTCGGTCTACTGATCCTCACGCTGGTAGGTGGAGTGTTACCCGCTGTGCAACTCTACGTCGGCAAGCTCATCATCGACACGGTCGTGGCCGCCTCCACGCGGCCGGACGGTGAAATCTTCACCAGCCGGGCGCTCGGATTGGTGGGTTTGGAACTGGGGCTGCTGGTGCTCTCCGCCGCCGTCCAGACGGCCGGGTCGATCCTCCAGGAGGTCTTCGGTGAAAAGCTGACCTTCCAGATCAACGAGCGGATCTTGCGCAAGGCAGACGCGCTGGAACTGGCCTACTTCGAGGATTCAAAATTCTACGACGCGCTGCAGCGCGCCCAGCGCGAGGCGGGCTACCGGCCCCTGGGTCTGCTGATCCAGAGCCTGTCGATTACCCAGAGCGTCGTCTCGATGGGGGCGCTGGTGGTCCTGCTCGCCCGCCTAGGAGCGTTCGTACTGCCGGTGCTGGTGCTCGCCTCGGTGCCGCTGCTGGTCACAACGGTGCGCTTCGTGCGCACGGGTTATCTGCTTGTGCAGGCGCGCACCCCGGAGGCCCGCAAGATGAGCTATATCAAGACGCTGATGGGCACCGACCAGGCCGCCAAGGAAATCAAACTATTCAACCTCGGGCCGTATTTTATTGAGAGTTTTCGCAACCTGTTTACAAAGGTGCACCGCGAGACGGTCGATCTGGCCCTGCGCAAAGGGGCGGCGCGGGTGGGAAGCAGCGCCTTCAACGCCCTCTGCTACGCGGGACTTTACGGGTACCTCATCTGGATGGCGCTTCGGCGGCTTCTGACCATCGGCGATCTGACCCTCTATGCCGGAGCGGTGCTGCAGCTCAACAACCAGTTGCAGTCGCTCAGCGAGAGCGGGGCGCGCGTTTATCAAAATGCGCTGTTTATCGACGATTTGTTCAGGTTTCTGGATCTCAAGCCCCGCAGGGCCGTGGCCGCCGCACCCCGGCCGCTACCCGAGCGCATCGAGCAGGGCATCCGCTTCGAAGCTGTCACTTTTCGCTATCCGGGTTGCGAGCGCGAGGTGCTGAGCGGTGTGAGCTTCGAAATCCGACCCGGCGAGACGGTGGCGCTGGTGGGCGAAAACGGCTCCGGCAAGACGACGCTGGTCAAGTTGCTCACCCGCCTGTACGAACCCACCGGCGGACGCATCCTCCTCGAAGGTCGGGATCTAGCCGAGTACGAACCCGAGCAGCTGCGCGAACTGGTGGGGGTGGTCTTTCAGGATTTTGTGCGCTTTCATGCCACCGCCCGCGACAACATCGCCTACGGCCGGGTGGACGCCCTCACGGATTTTGAGCGCATCGAAGCGGCGGCGGCGCGCGGTGGGGCGGACGCGCTCATCACCAGCCTCGCGCGCGGCTACGACACGATGCTCGGCAAATGGTTCCGCGAAGGCCAGGAGCTCTCCGGCGGCCAGTGGCAAAAAATTGCCCTCGCCCGGGCCTACATGCGCGCCGCACCGGTGCTGGTGCTCGACGAGCCCACCGCCGCCCTCGACGCGCGCGCCGAGCACGAAGTGTTCAGCAAATTCCGGGAGCTGCGCCAGGGGAAAATGGCCCTTTTGATCTCGCACCGCTTCTCGACGGTGCTCACCGCCGACCGCATCGTCGTGCTGGAGGGGGGCCGGGTCGGCGAGCAGGGAACCCACCGCGAACTTGCCGCCCAAAACGGGCGCTATGCCGAGCTGTTCACCCTTCAGGCAGAGGGCTACCGAGAATGA
- a CDS encoding general stress protein — protein sequence MADTHIRRAVGTFSNRAQAEQALYRLRDAGFDMDDVSVISKHEEGGEIAGADVKDEVGNRAGEGAATGATTGAAVGGLTGLLVGIGALAIPGIGPVMTAGALGTALATTLAGGAIGAAAGGLVGALIGLGIPKERAEAYNAAVTRGDYLVVIDGTAEEINEAERILNGQGIRDYGVYDAPAGSYDEARYRNRPSLGDRARNLGTRAQGSAQETVGRITNDPADVIEGEAKQRQADINDRKY from the coding sequence ATGGCTGATACACACATCCGTCGCGCTGTAGGGACTTTCTCCAATCGTGCCCAGGCCGAGCAAGCCCTCTATCGGCTGCGCGATGCCGGTTTTGATATGGACGACGTCTCCGTGATCAGTAAGCACGAAGAGGGTGGCGAGATTGCCGGTGCCGACGTCAAAGACGAAGTCGGCAACCGCGCCGGCGAAGGGGCTGCCACCGGGGCGACCACCGGGGCGGCCGTGGGCGGTCTGACCGGTTTGCTGGTCGGTATCGGCGCGCTGGCCATTCCCGGCATCGGTCCGGTGATGACCGCAGGTGCCCTGGGTACCGCCCTCGCCACCACCCTGGCAGGCGGCGCCATCGGTGCGGCAGCGGGCGGCCTGGTGGGTGCCCTCATCGGCCTCGGCATCCCCAAGGAGCGCGCCGAAGCCTATAACGCGGCAGTGACCCGCGGCGACTACCTGGTGGTCATCGACGGCACCGCCGAAGAGATCAACGAAGCCGAGCGCATCCTCAACGGCCAGGGCATCCGCGACTACGGCGTCTACGACGCTCCGGCCGGCAGTTACGACGAAGCGCGCTACCGCAACCGTCCCTCCCTGGGGGATCGCGCCCGCAACCTGGGCACCCGCGCGCAGGGTTCGGCCCAGGAGACCGTGGGCCGCATCACCAACGATCCGGCCGATGTGATCGAGGGTGAGGCCAAGCAGCGTCAAGCCGACATCAACGACCGTAAGTACTAA